In one Solanum lycopersicum chromosome 11, SLM_r2.1 genomic region, the following are encoded:
- the LOC101258035 gene encoding short-chain dehydrogenase/reductase 2b isoform X2 — MRYAVVTGANKGIGFETVKQLAKSGVTVILTARNEKRGMEATSLLNEQGLSNVVFHQLDVQDAKSIESLAKFIQTQHGRLDILVNNAGASGVVVDEDVLRALNVDPEDWLAGKAVNVIQVAMKTTYESAKLCLATNYYGVKNVTEALLPLLQNSPSARIVNVSSLRSELKRVPNEERRKELGDVENLTEDKLDKILQNFLHDLKQDALEVNGWQMMLPAYSISKVSLNAYTRILARKYPKMCINCVHPGYVNTDINWHTGTMPVEEGAEGSVMLALLPDGGPTGCYFDRTVVDEF; from the exons ATGAG GTATGCAGTTGTTACAGGAGCAAACAAGGGAATTGGCTTCGAGACTGTCAAACAGCTCGCGAAATCAGGTGTAACGGTTATCTTAACAGCCAGAAATGAAAAGAGAGGAATGGAAGCAACATCCTTGCTGAATGAACAAGGACTTTCGAACGTTGTGTTTCATCAGCTTGATGTTCAAGATGCTAAAAGCATCGAGTCCTTAGCGAAGTTCATACAAACACAACATGGAAGGCTTGATATTCTG GTAAATAATGCTGGAGCTTCTGGAGTTGTTGTTGATGAAGATGTCCTTAGGGCCTTGAATGTAGATCCTGAAGACTGG TTAGCAGGGAAAGCTGTTAACGTCATTCAAGTTGCGATGAAGACAACTTATGAGAGTGCCAAATTATGCTTGGCCACTAATTACTATGGCGTTAAGAACGTTACTGAAGCTCTTCTTCCATTGCTGCAAAATTCTCCTTCAGCAAGAATTGTTAATGTTTCCTCCCTTAGAAGTGAGTTAAAG CGAGTACCAAACGAGGAGAGGAGAAAGGAGCTAGGAGATGTTGAAAACCTGACAGAAGATAAACTCGACAAGATTCTGCAGAATTTTTTGCATGATCTGAAACAAGATGCTCTCGAGGTGAACGGTTGGCAGATGATGCTACCAGCATATAGCATATCAAAAGTCTCACTCAATGCTTACACTCGAATTCTTGCTAGAAAGTACCCGAAAATGTGTATCAATTGTGTCCATCCTGGATACGTTAACACAGATATAAATTGGCATACAGGAACAATGCCTGTCGAAGAAGGAGCTGAAGGATCTGTCATGCTAGCTCTTTTGCCTGATGGAGGACCTACTGGTTGCTACTTCGATCGTACAGTAGTTGACGAATTTTAG
- the LOC101253556 gene encoding agmatine hydroxycinnamoyltransferase 1, producing the protein MNVKIESSKIIKPLYEGIPPSTTIHIPFNVFDNVTFDTLMALIYAYRPPTPPTSTIETGLRKTLSIYREWAGRIGEDEHGNRGVFLNDEGVRFIEASVDASLDEVLPLKPSPSMLSLHPSLKDVVELIQVQVTRFTCGSVVVGFTGHHMIADGHAASNFFVAWGQACRGMEITPIPMNDRAIFRPRNPPLVEYNHAGAEFVSKLVNKELVKINNDQDKEKNIIVHKVHFTLEFLGKLKAHASFMNGKAKTYSTFESLIAHLWRVITKSRDLNASQNTQIRISVDGRRRITPRIPDEFFGNIVLWAFPTSKVKDLLDEPLHYATKIIHEAITKVDDKYFKSFIDFANDEKVMSRQDLIPSANMKNDSLSPNLEVDSWLRFPFYDLDFGTGCPFLFMPSYYPIEGMMFLVPSFIGDGSIDAFIPLYEHNLTNFKKICYSLDLKAK; encoded by the coding sequence ATGAATGTGAAAATTGAGAGTTCAAAAATCATCAAGCCATTGTATGAAGGAATTCCACCTTCAACTACAATTCATATTCCATTCAATGTCTTTGACAATGTAACATTTGATACTCTAATGGCTTTGATTTATGCTTATAGACCACCCACCCCTCCCACATCCACTATCGAAACGGGACTTCGAAAGACGTTATCGATTTATCGAGAGTGGGCGGGGCGAATAGGTGAAGATGAACATGGTAATCGAGGAGTTTTTCTCAATGATGAGGGTGTTCGATTCATCGAGGCGTCTGTAGACGCCTCGTTGGACGAAGTATTGCCCTTAAAGCCTTCTCCCTCTATGCTCTCCTTACATCCTAGTTTAAAAGATGTAGTGGAGTtaatccaagtccaagtcacaCGTTTCACGTGTGGCTCTGTGGTGGTCGGTTTCACCGGCCACCACATGATAGCTGACGGCCACGCTGCAAGCAACTTTTTTGTCGCGTGGGGGCAAGCATGTCGAGGGATGGAAATTACACCCATCCCGATGAACGATCGTGCTATTTTCCGCCCTCGAAATCCACCCCTAGTCGAGTACAACCATGCTGGGGCCGAATTCGTGTCCAAATTAGTAAACAAAGAGTTAGTCAAAATCAACAACGATCaagataaagagaaaaatatcatAGTCCACAAAGTCCATTTCACCTTGGAGTTCCTAGGGAAACTCAAGGCACATGCCTCTTTTATGAATGGAAAGGCCAAAACTTATAGCACGTTCGAAAGTCTTATAGCCCATTTGTGGAGGGTTATTACAAAATCGCGTGACTTAAACGCGTCACAGAACACCCAGATTCGAATATCGGTCGATGGAAGGAGAAGAATAACACCTAGGATTCCGGATGAATTTTTTGGTAACATAGTGTTATGGGCATTTCCAACATCAAAAGTGAAGGACTTACTAGATGAGCCACTTCACTATGCAACAAAGATTATACATGAGGCAATTACTAAAGTTGATGACAAATATTTCAAGTCATTTATTGATTTTGCAAATGATGAGAAAGTGATGAGTAGACAAGATTTAATACCAAGTGCAAACATGAAAAATGATTCACTTAGTCCAAATTTGGAAGTTGATAGTTGGTTGAGGTTTCCATTTTATGACTTGGATTTTGGTACTGGTTGCCCATTTTTGTTTATGCCTTCTTATTATCCAATAGAAGGGATGATGTTTCTTGTGCCATCATTTATTGGAGATGGAAGCATTGATGCTTTTATTCCTTTATATGAACACAATTtaacaaatttcaagaaaatttgtTACTCTCTAGATTTGAAAGCAAAGTGA
- the LOC101253859 gene encoding agmatine hydroxycinnamoyltransferase 1, translating into MNVKIDSSKIIKPLYEGTPPSTTTHIPFNIFDNVTFDALMALIYAYRPPTPPTSTIEIGLRKTLSIYREWAGRIGEDEHGNRGVFLNDKGVRFIEASVDTSLDEVLPLKPSPSMLSLHPSLKDVVELIQVQVTRFTCGSVVVGFTGHHMIADGHAASNFFVAWGQACRGMEITPLPVNDRTIFRPRDPPLVEYNHVGAEFVSKLGYKELVKVNNDEHKEKNIVVHKVHFTLEYLGKLKAHASFMNENAKTYSTFESLIAHLWRVITKSRDLNAFQNTRIRISVDGRRRIIPRVPDEFFGNIVLWAFPTSKVKDLLDEPLHYATKIIHEAISKVDDKYFKSFIDFANDEKVMTRQDLIPSANMNNESLCPNLEVDSWLRFPFYDLDFGTGCPFVFMPSYYPIEGMMFLVPSFIGDGSIDAFIPLYEHNLTNFNKICYSLDLKAK; encoded by the coding sequence ATGAATGTGAAAATTGATAGTTCAAAAATCATCAAGCCATTATATGAAGGAACTCCTCCTTCAACTACAACTCATATTCCTTTCAATATCTTTGACAATGTAACATTTGATGCTCTAATGGCTCTAATATATGCCTATAGACCACCCACCCCTCCCACATCCACTATTGAAATAGGACTTCGAAAGACGTTATCGATTTATCGAGAGTGGGCAGGAAGAATAGGTGAAGATGAACATGGTAATCGAGGAGTTTTTCTTAATGATAAGGGTGTTCGATTCATCGAGGCGTCTGTGGACACCTCATTGGATGAAGTATTGCCCTTAAAGCCTTCGCCCTCTATGCTCTCCTTGCACCCTAGTTTAAAGGATGTAGTGGAGTtaatccaagtccaagtcacaCGTTTCACGTGTGGCTCTGTGGTGGTCGGTTTCACCGGCCACCACATGATAGCTGACGGCCATGCTGCAAGCAACTTTTTTGTCGCGTGGGGTCAAGCGTGCCGAGGGATGGAAATTACACCCCTCCCGGTGAATGACCGAACTATTTTCCGCCCTCGGGATCCACCCCTCGTCGAGTACAACCATGTTGGGGCCGAATTCGTGTCCAAATTAGGATACAAGGAGTTAGTCAAAGTCAACAACGATGAACATAAAGAGAAGAATATCGTAGTCCACAAAGTCCATTTCACCTTGGAGTACTTAGGGAAACTCAAGGCGCATGCTTcttttatgaatgaaaatgcCAAAACTTATAGCACGTTCGAAAGTCTAATAGCCCATTTGTGGAGGGTTATTACAAAATCGCGTGACTTAAACGCGTTTCAGAACACCCGAATTCGAATATCGGTCGATGGAAGGAGAAGAATTATACCTAGGGTTCCGGATGAATTTTTTGGTAACATAGTGTTATGGGCATTTCCAACATCAAAAGTGAAGGACTTACTAGATGAGCCACTTCACTATGCAACAAAGATTATACATGAGGCAATTAGTAAAGTTGATGACAAATATTTCAAGTCATTTATTGACTTTGcaaatgatgaaaaagtgatGACTAGACAAGATTTAATACCAAGTGCAAACATGAACAATGAATCACTTTGTCCAAACTTGGAAGTTGATAGTTGGTTGAGGTTTCCATTTTATGACTTGGATTTTGGCACTGGTTGCCCATTTGTGTTTATGCCTTCTTATTATCCAATAGAAGGGATGATGTTTCTTGTGCCATCATTTATTGGAGATGGAAGCATTGATGCTTTTATTCCTCTATATGAACACAATCtaacaaatttcaacaaaatttgTTACTCTCTAGATTTGAAAGCAAAGTGA
- the LOC101258035 gene encoding short-chain dehydrogenase/reductase 2b isoform X1 — MGDVCRYAVVTGANKGIGFETVKQLAKSGVTVILTARNEKRGMEATSLLNEQGLSNVVFHQLDVQDAKSIESLAKFIQTQHGRLDILVNNAGASGVVVDEDVLRALNVDPEDWLAGKAVNVIQVAMKTTYESAKLCLATNYYGVKNVTEALLPLLQNSPSARIVNVSSLRSELKRVPNEERRKELGDVENLTEDKLDKILQNFLHDLKQDALEVNGWQMMLPAYSISKVSLNAYTRILARKYPKMCINCVHPGYVNTDINWHTGTMPVEEGAEGSVMLALLPDGGPTGCYFDRTVVDEF; from the exons ATGGGAGATGTTTGTAGGTATGCAGTTGTTACAGGAGCAAACAAGGGAATTGGCTTCGAGACTGTCAAACAGCTCGCGAAATCAGGTGTAACGGTTATCTTAACAGCCAGAAATGAAAAGAGAGGAATGGAAGCAACATCCTTGCTGAATGAACAAGGACTTTCGAACGTTGTGTTTCATCAGCTTGATGTTCAAGATGCTAAAAGCATCGAGTCCTTAGCGAAGTTCATACAAACACAACATGGAAGGCTTGATATTCTG GTAAATAATGCTGGAGCTTCTGGAGTTGTTGTTGATGAAGATGTCCTTAGGGCCTTGAATGTAGATCCTGAAGACTGG TTAGCAGGGAAAGCTGTTAACGTCATTCAAGTTGCGATGAAGACAACTTATGAGAGTGCCAAATTATGCTTGGCCACTAATTACTATGGCGTTAAGAACGTTACTGAAGCTCTTCTTCCATTGCTGCAAAATTCTCCTTCAGCAAGAATTGTTAATGTTTCCTCCCTTAGAAGTGAGTTAAAG CGAGTACCAAACGAGGAGAGGAGAAAGGAGCTAGGAGATGTTGAAAACCTGACAGAAGATAAACTCGACAAGATTCTGCAGAATTTTTTGCATGATCTGAAACAAGATGCTCTCGAGGTGAACGGTTGGCAGATGATGCTACCAGCATATAGCATATCAAAAGTCTCACTCAATGCTTACACTCGAATTCTTGCTAGAAAGTACCCGAAAATGTGTATCAATTGTGTCCATCCTGGATACGTTAACACAGATATAAATTGGCATACAGGAACAATGCCTGTCGAAGAAGGAGCTGAAGGATCTGTCATGCTAGCTCTTTTGCCTGATGGAGGACCTACTGGTTGCTACTTCGATCGTACAGTAGTTGACGAATTTTAG
- the LOC112940308 gene encoding putative disease resistance RPP13-like protein 1, translating into MEIGLAVGGAFLSSALNVLFDRLAPNGDLLNMFRKHTDDVELFEKLGDILLGLQIVLSDAENKKASNQFVSQWLHKLQTAVDAAENLIEQVNYEALRLKVETSNQQVSDLNLCLSDDFFLNIKKKLEDTIKKLEVLEKQIGRLGLKEHFISTKQETRTPSTSLVDDSGIFGRKNEIENLVGRLLSMDTKRKNLAVVPIVGMGGMGKTTLAKAVYNDERVQKHFGLTAWFCVSEAYNAFRITKGLLQEIGSTDLKADDNLNQLQVKLKADDNLNQLQVKLKEKLNGKRFLVVLDDVWNDNYPEWDDLRNLFLQGDIGSKIIVTTRKESVALMMGSGAIYMGILSSEDSWALFKRHSLEHKDPKEHPEFEEVGKQIADKCKGLPLALKALAGMLRSKSEVDEWRNILRSEIWELPSCSNGILPALMLSYNDLPAHLKQCFAYCAIYPKDYQFRKDQVIHLWIANGLVHQFHSGNQYFIELRSRSLFEMASKPSKRDVEEFLMHDLVNDLSQIASSNHCIRLEDNKGSHMLEQCRHMSYSIGQDGEFEKLKSLFKSEQLRTLLPIDIQFHYSKKLSRRVLHNILPTLRSLRALSLSHYQIKVLPNDLFIKLKLLRFLDLSETSITKLPDSIFVLYNLETLLLSSCEYLEELPLQMEKLINLRHLDISNTRRLKMPLHLSRLKSLQVLVGAKFLVGGWRMEYLGEAQNLYGSLSILELENVVDRREAVKAKMREKNHVEQLSLEWSESISADNSQTERDILDELRPHKNIKAVEITGYRGTNFPNWVADPLFVKLVHLYLRNCKDCYSLPALGQLPCLKFLSIRGMHGIRVVTEEFYGRLSSEKPFNSLVELRFKDMPEWKQWHTLGIGEFPTLEKLSIKNCPELSLEIPIQFSSLKRLYICDCKSVTSFPFSILPTTLKRIKISGCPKLKLEAPVGEMFVEYLSVIDCGCVDDISPEFLPTARQLSIMNCHNVTRFLIPTATESLHIRNCEKLSMACGGAAQLTSLNIWGCKKLKCLPERMQELKELRLSDCPEIEGELPFNLQELYISNCKKLVNGRKEWHLQRLTELWIHHDGSDEHIEHWELPSSIQRLFIFNLKTLSSQHLKSLTSLQFLRIVGNLSQFQSQGQLSSFSHLTSLQTLQIWKFLNLQSLAESALPSSLSHLIISNCPNLQSLPLKGMPSSLSTLSISKCPLLTPLLEFDKGEYWTEIAHIPTIQIDEECM; encoded by the coding sequence ATGGAGATTGGGTTAGCAGTTGGTGGTGCATTTCTCTCCTCAGCTTTGAATGTTCTCTTTGATAGGCTTGCTCCTAACGGTGATCTGCTCAACATGTTTCGGAAGCATACAGATGATGTTGAGCTCTTTGAGAAGCTGGGGGACATTTTGCTTGGTCTTCAAATTGTGCTAAGTGATGCAGAGAATAAGAAAGCATCGAATCAATTTGTGAGCCAGTGGTTACATAAGCTTCAGACTGCTGTGGACGCTGCTGAAAACTTGATAGAACAAGTCAATTATGAAGCTTTGAGGCTTAAAGTGGAAACAAGCAACCAGCAAGTAAGTGACCTCAACCTGTGCTTGAGTGATGATTTCTTTCTTAACATAAAGAAGAAGTTGGAAGACACTATTAAAAAACTGGAGGTGTTGGAAAAGCAAATTGGTCGCCTTGGCTTAAAGGAGCATTTTATTTCGACCAAACAAGAAACTAGAACACCTTCAACTTCTTTGGTTGATGATTCTGGTATCTTTGGAAGGAAGAATGAAATAGAGAATTTGGTTGGCCGTTTGTTGTCTATGGATACAAAGCGAAAAAATCTGGCTGTAGTTCCTATTGTGGGAATGGGCGGCATGGGTAAGACAACACTTGCTAAAGCCGTTTACAATGATGAGAGAGTGCAGAAACATTTTGGTTTGACAGCTTGGTTTTGTGTTTCTGAGGCATATAATGCTTTCAGAATAACAAAaggtttacttcaagaaattgGATCAACTGACTTGAAGGCTGATGACAATCTTAATCAGCTACAAGTCAAATTGAAGGCTGATGACAATCTTAATCAGCTACAAGTCAAATTGAAGGAAAAGCTGAATGGAAAAAGGTTTCTTGTTGTCCTTGATGACGTGTGGAATGATAATTATCCTGAGTGGGATGACTTGAGAAATCTTTTTTTACAAGGGGATATAGGAAGTAAGATCATTGTAACGACACGTAAAGAGAGTGTTGCCTTGATGATGGGTAGTGGGGCAATCTACATGGGAATTCTGTCTAGTGAAGACTCTTGGGCTCTATTCAAACGACATTCATTAGAGCACAAGGATCCCAAGGAACATCCAGAATTTGAAGAGGTTGGAAAACAAATTGCAGACAAGTGCAAAGGGTTGCCTTTAGCTCTAAAAGCACTTGCTGGTATGTTACGCAGCAAATCAGAGGTGGATGAGTGGAGAAACATTTTAAGAAGTGAAATATGGGAGCTTCCAAGTTGTTCGAATGGTATATTACCAGCGCTAATGTTGAGCTACAATGATCTTCCTGCACATTTAAAGCAATGTTTTGCTTATTGTGCAATATATCCCAAAGATTATCAATTTCGCAAAGACCAAGTTATTCACCTGTGGATTGCTAATGGTCTTGTACATCAGTTTCATTCGGGTAACCAATACTTTATCGAGTTGAGATCAAGATCATTGTTCGAAATGGCCTCAAAGCCTTCTAAAAGAGACGTAGAGGAATTCTTAATGCATGACCTTGTCAATGATTTGTCCCAAATTGCATCTTCAAATCATTGTATAAGGTTGGAAGATAACAAAGGATCGCATATGTTGGAACAATGTCGGCACATGTCCTATTCAATAGGACAAGATGGTGAGTTTGAGAAATTGAAATCACTCTTTAAATCAGAGCAGCTGAGGACATTACTTCCAATCGATATCCAGTTCCATTACTCAAAAAAACTAAGCAGGAGGGTGTTGCATAACATACTGCCTACACTAAGATCCTTGAGGGCACTATCATTGTCTCATTACCAGATTAAGGTGTTGCCAAATGACTTGTTTATCAAATTAAAGCTCCTCAGATTTTTGGACCTTTCTGAGACATCGATTACAAAGTTGCCGGATTCCATTTTTGTGTTGTATAACTTAGAGACACTTCTCCTGTCATCTTGTGAATATCTTGAGGAGCTACCGCTGCAGATGGAGAAGTTGATTAACTTGCGTCATCTTGACATAAGCAACACTCGGCGCTTGAAGATGCCACTACATCTGAGCAGGTTGAAAAGCCTCCAAGTGTTGGTGGGAGCCAAGTTTCTTGTAGGTGGTTGGAGAATGGAATATTTGGGTGAAGCACAAAACTTATATGGATCTCTATCAATTCTAGAGTTGGAAAATGTGGTTGATAGAAGGGAAGCTGTGAAGGCAAAGATGAGGGAGAAGAATCATGTTGAGCAATTATCATTGGAGTGGAGTGAAAGCATTAGTGCTGACAATTCACAAACAGAAAGAGACATACTTGACGAGCTACGCCCACATAAAAACATTAAAGCAGTTGAAATCACTGGATATAGAGGGACAAACTTTCCAAACTGGGTAGCTGATCCTTTGTTTGTTAAGCTGGTGCATTTGTATCTTAGAAACTGCAAGGACTGTTACTCCTTGCCAGCACTAGGACAACTCCCTTGTTTGAAATTCCTTTCCATTAGAGGGATGCATGGGATAAGAGTGGTGACAGAAGAGTTCTATGGCAGATTGTCCTCCGAAAAGCCTTTTAACTCTCTTGTGGAGCTTAGATTTAAAGATATGCCTGAATGGAAGCAATGGCACACACTAGGAATTGGAGAGTTCCCTACACTTGAGAAACTTTCCATTAAAAATTGCCCTGAGCTCAGTTTGGAGATACCCATccaattttcaagtttaaaaagGTTATATATATGTGATTGTAAGTCTGTTACCTCCTTTCCTTTTAGCATACTGCCAACTACCTTGAAGAGAATAAAGATATCTGGTTGCCCAAAATTGAAATTGGAGGCGCCAGTTGGTGAGATGTTTGTGGAGTATTTGAGTGTGATTGATTGTGGTTGTGTAGATGATATATCACCTGAGTTTCTCCCAACAGCACGTCAATTGAGTATTATGAATTGCCACAACGTTACTAGGTTTTTGATTCCTACTGCCACTGAAAGTCTCCATATTCGGAATTGTGAAAAACTCTCGATGGCATGTGGAGGAGCGGCCCAGCTGACGTCACTGAATATTTGGGGATGTAAGAAGCTCAAGTGTCTTCCAGAACGTATGCAGGAACTCAAGGAACTGCGTCTGTCTGATTGTCCAGAAATAGAAGGAGAATTGCCCTTCAATTTACAAGAACTCTATATCAGTAATTGCAAGAAACTGGTGAATGGCCGAAAGGAGTGGCATTTACAGAGACTCACAGAGTTATGGATCCATCATGATGGGAGTGACGAACATATTGAACATTGGGAGTTGCCTTCCTCTATTCAGAGACTATTCATATTCAATCTGAAAACATTAAGCAGCCAACATCTCAAAAGCCTCACCTCTCTTCAGTTTCTACGTATTGTTGGTAATTTATCTCAGTTTCAGTCACAAGGCCAACTTTCCTCCTTTTCTCACCTCACTTCGCTTCAAACTCTACAAATCTGGAAATTTCTTAATCTCCAATCACTTGCTGAATCAGCACTGCCCTCCTCCCTCTCTCACCTGATCATCTCCAATTGCCCTAATCTCCAATCCCTTCCATTAAAAGGGATGCCCTCTTCCCTCTCTACACTATCAATTTCCAAATGTCCATTGCTCACACCACTACTAGAATTTGACAAGGGGGAATACTGGACAGAAATTGCTCATATCCCCACCATACAGATCGATGAGGAATGCATGTAA